The sequence below is a genomic window from Actinokineospora baliensis.
TCCACGCACGGGCCAGCGGTTGAGCCTCAGCGGGTGAAGACGATCTTCCCGGCGGTGTCGCCTGCCAGCATCTGCTCGAAGCCCTCCCTGGCGCGCTCCATCGGCAGCTCGGTGCCGATGCGGGGCCTGATCCCGGTCAGGTCGCAGAAGCGCAGCAGGTCGGCCAGTTCCTCCCGGGTCCCCATCGTCGACCCGACCACCCGCAGTTGCAGGAAGAACAGGCGCTGGAGGTCCGCGCTGGGGTCGGGGCCGCTGGTGGACCCGGACACCACGATCACCCCGCCCGGCTTGAGGGCGCGCATCGAGTGCTGCCAGGTCGCCTTCCCCACCGTCTCGAAGACGGCGTCCACCCGCTCGGGTAGGCGGGCGCCGGACTCGAAGGTGTCGTGCGCGCCCAGTTCGGCGGCCAGGGCCCGCTTGGCCTCGGAGCGGCCGGTGACCCACACCCGCATGCCCGCGGCCCGACCCAGTTCGATCAACGCCGTCGACACCCCGCCGGAGGCGCCCTGCACCAGCATCGTCTGGCCCGGCCGCAGCTCCGACTTCACGAACAGCATCCGGTAGGCCGTCAGCCACGCCGTCCCCATGCACGCGGCCTCGCTGAACGACAGGCCCGCGGGCTTGGGCAGCACGTTGCGCGCGGGCACCACGACCGTGTCGGCGAAGGTGCCCTGGTGCTTCTCGGTCAGCAGGGTCCGCTTCGGGTCCAGCGTCTCGTCACCGGACCAGGTGGGGTCGCCGATCACCGAGTGCAGCACCACCTCGGACCCGTCGGCCAGCACGCCCGCGCCGTCGCAGCCGAGGACCATCGGGAACTGCTCTGCCTTGATCCCGACCCCGCGCAGCGTCCACAGGTCGTGCATGTTCAGGCTCGCCGCCCGCACCGTCACCGCGACGAACCCGGCCGGGACCTGCGGATCCGGGCGCTGCCCGACGGTGAGCGCGGCTAGCGGGTCGTCCGGGCTCGGGGCGCTGGCGTAGACGGCGAACATGGGGTCGAACATAGCCGGCCGGGGCGTCCGGCGCTGCGGCGCGGCGGTGTGGGGCTAGTCTCGGTGCCGTGCTGCGAGGGCTGTCCGACTGGTGGAACGACGTGGAGCTGTGGCTGATCCAGCTGTCGTTCCCGCTGCAGTTCGCCCTGGTGATGGCGATCCTGCTGCCGCTGTGCGTGGTGCTGGCCTGGTTCATCGACCGGGTGGTCGACTACGCCTCGGCCCGCTTCGGTTCCTCCCGCGACGAGACGCCCCTCGGTTCGCGCCAGGAAGTCGATTCGTAGGCTCTCCCGGTGGGTTCGCGCAGACGTATCACGGTGGCGCTGGTCGGCTTGGTCCTGCTGGTACTGGCAGGCTGGCTGATCAGGGACGTCGGCACCGCCGCGCCTACCCCCGTCCCCCTGTCCAGCCTGCCGCCGGAAGCGGCCGCCACCTGGCGGCTGATCGAGCGCGGCGGCCCGTTCCCCTACCCGGCCAACGACGGCACGACCTTCGCCAACCGCGAGCGGCGCCTGCCCGACCGGGCCCCCGACCACTACCGGGAGTACACCGTGCCCACCCCAGGCAGCCAGGACCGCGGCGCGCGCCGCTTGATCACCGGAGCGGGCAGCGAGCTGTTCTACACCGCCGACCACTACGCCACCTTCGTGACCGTGGACCCCACCCGATGAGCGCGCAGAGCGAGTACGCCATCGACGGGACCGCGATCCGCAGCAAGCGCGCCATGTTCACCACCCTGGCGGGCGCACTGTCCTTCCCGGACTGGTTCGGCCACAACCTCGACGCGCTCTACGACTGCCTGACCGACCTGTCCTGGCTGCCCGAGGGCGACATCAAGCTGGTGTGGACCGACTCCGACGTCCTGGCCGCCGCCGACCCCACCGGCTACGCGGGCATCCGCGAGGTCCTCGACGACGCGGTGGAGGGCTTCGCCACCCCCGGCCGCACCCTCACCGTCGAGATCAGCTGACCGCCGTGGCGACGGTGGCCGAGGTGCTGGCCGAGTTGGCGGCGCTCGAGGACCCGAAGGCCCGCGCGGTCAACGAGCGCCACGGCGACGACCACGGCGTGAACCTCAGCGCGCTGCGCGCCATCGCCAAGCGGCTCAAGACCCAGCACGACTTTGCCGTCGAGCTCTGGGCCACCGGCGACACCGCGGCGCGGTTGGTGGCGGTCCTGATCTGCCGCCCCAAGTCGTTCGGGCGCGATGAGCTGGACGGGATACTGCGCGAGGCCCGGACCCCCAAGGTCCACGACTGGCTCGTGAACTACGTGGTGAAGAAATCCGCGCACGTCGAGGTGCTCCGCGTGGCCTGGCTTGCCGACGAGGACCCCGTGGTCGCCAGCGCGGGCTGGGCCCTCACGGTCGACCGCGTCGCCAAGACGCCCGACGGTCTCGACCTCGACCACCTGCTCGACGTCATCGAGGCCGGGATGAAGGACGCCCCGGACCGCCTGCAGTGGGCGATGAACCACTGCCTGGCCCAGGTCGGTATCGACCACCCCGAACACCGCCCCCGTGCCCTGGGAATCGGTGAACGCCTTGAGGTTCTCAAGGACTACCCGACCCCGCCCGGCTGCACCTCGCCCTACGCCCCCACCTGGATCACCGAGGTGGTGCGCAGGAAGGCCACCTGAGGCTCAGGGCACCCAGCGGGGTTTGCGCTTCTGGGCGAACGCCGTGATGCCTTCTTGGCCTTCCTCGCTGGCGAAGAAGCCCGCCGACAGCTTCAGCATGTCGGCGAAGTCGGCTCCCATGTCGGCGGGGCGTTCGCGGCGCAGCATCGCTTTGGTCGCGGCCAGGGCGATGGGGCCGCCGAGGGCGAGCATGGTGGTGTAGCGGGTGACCTCGGCGTCCAGGTCGGCTGGGGGGACAGCGGAGTTGAGCAGGCCGATCTGCACCGCTCGGGCGGCGTCGAACTGCTCGCCGGTGAGGAACAGCTCGTGGGCTGCTCGGGGGAGCAGCCTGGGCAGCATGGTCACGGAGATGATCGCCGGGACGACGCCGATGCGGACCTCGGTCAGGGCGAAGGTCGCCGTGTCGGCGGCGACGGCGATGTCGGCCGCGGCGACGATGCCGACGCCGCCCGCCCTGGCCGGGCCCGCCAGCTTGGCCACAACGGGTTTGGGGCTGTCCCAGATCTGGCGCAGGATCGCCGGGAACTCCTGCACCCCCTGCGCCGCCGCGGCCGCGCCGCCCGCCTCCTTGAGGTCCATGCCCGCGCAGAACACCGGTCCGGTGTGGTCGAGCACGATGACCCGGACGGCGTCGTCGCCGGTCGCGGTTTCCAGGTGGTCGCGCAGTTCCCGCCGCAGTTGTGCGGACAGCGCGTTGCGGTTGCCGGGGGAGTCCAGCGTGATCGTCGCCACGCCCGCCTCGACCGCGTAGTGCACCAGCTCGTCAGCCATGGCGCCCACCCTAACGGCGTCAGTGGTGGTGGTAGGAGTGCACGACGGCGTGACCCTTGCCCCTCCCGATGAGCCACTTGTTCACCGGCACGGTCAGTGCGAACGCCACGACCAGCGAGAACGCCAGCGCCAGCCAGAACAGGGCGCTGTCGAGCCCGGCGTCCATCGCGCCGGGGACGACGAGCATCACCCCGTTGTCCAGGACCTCCATCACCGTGATCGACACGGTGTCGGCGGCCAGCGCGATCCGGATCGCCCGGCCCGCCGGGACGCCCGCGCGCAGGACCGGGCCGATGGTCAGCGCGTAGCCGAAGGCGAAGGCCAGCGCGATCGCCAGCAGGACCGTGGGCAGCGTCGACCAGCCCAGCGCGGTGCCGATCACCATGCCGAGCACCTCGCCGATCGCGCAGCCGGTCAAGCAGTGCAGCGTCGCGCTGATCGCCTGCCGCCAGGGGGAAACCGTTGCGTGTTCCATGGCGGCGACTATACCCCTGGGGGGTATGAGAACCGCAGGGCGAGGGGAAGGCGCCCTGCGGTCTCGGTCACACGGGTAGGTCGACTAGACGACGGTGGTCGTCGTGAGCGCCGGGTTCGGGCTCGGGTAGCAGGACGCGGGTACGGTCACGTTGCCCAGCAGCGGCACTCGCACCACGCCGGTGGCGGTCAGCCCGGGGTCGGCGAAGCTGGTGCCGTACAGGCTGGTCTGGATCGTGCCCGGCGCACCGGCGGTCAGGTCGAGCGTGATCGTCGGCAGTTCGAACGTGCCGCCGCCGGGCACCGGGCCCGCGGCGGTGAGCGTGGCGACGCCGCCGGAGACGGTCAGGTTGGTCGCCCCGACCCCGGACCCGCCGGACAGCGAACTGGACACGTAGGTCGAGTTGGCCGGGACCGGCACCTTGAAGGTGAGGTTCTGCACCCGCACCAGGGTGAACGAGCCCACCGTGGCCGGGATCGACGCGGACTGGAAGTCGATCACCACGCTGAGCGCGCCACCCGAGGTGACGCTCGCGGGCGCGCTCACGTCCACTGGTTGGGTGAGGGTGGCCGGGTAGGTGGAGCCGAGTGCGGTGGCCTGGCAGGCGTAGTTGACCGTCACCGGGACCGCTGCCGCGGGTGGGGCCAGTGCCACCAGCGGGAGGGCGACGAGGGCGACGATGGACAGGGCGCGCTTCATCTGGGCACCTCAACTTGGGCGAGTTGGGAAGGATTCGGCCGCGCGGCCCACCCATCGTTGCGCTGTTCGGCCGAACCGGCAAACGCCCGCTCACGTATTCGGTTCGAGGAACCTTGTGCACAGCGACGCGGTGCTGCGCCCGTCCGCCCGAGCGGGCGACGCCGAGCTCGACACATCGGCGGGGGAGCGCACCCACACGGTCCAACCGCCTTGCCCGCAGCGCGACCGAACCGGCCGCACGGGTGGAAAACCCCTGGTTCTAAAGCAGCGCTACGCCGTGCGCTGGACCGACGTGGTGACCTCGTCGTAGCGCTCCAGCACGACATCGGCGACCGACGCCCCCAGCGGTTCGGCCACCACGGCGTCCCCGGCCATCGCGCGGACCCGGTCCGGCAGCAGTCCCGGCGCCAGGAAGTACGACGCGACCGCGATCCGCCGGGCACCCCTGGCCCGCAGCGCGGCCGCCGCGGCGGCGACGTCAGGCGTGGCGGTGGAAGCGAACGCGGCCCGCACGCCCGACCACCCCTGGGTGTGCGCCCACCGCTCCGCGATCTCCACGACCCGCGCGTTGGCGGGCGCGTGCGACGACCCGGTAGCGGCCAGGACGACCCCTAGCTCGGGATCCCCCGGCAGCGCCCCGACCTCGGCCAACCGACCGAGCAAAGCCGTTTCCAGCCGTGGATCCGGACCAAGCACATCGCTCACCGTTGTCGACAGGTGAGGCATCTGCCCACGGGCCTCTTCAAGGAGGCCAGGCAGGTCTACTCGCGCGTGATAGGCCCGCCCGAGCAGCAACGGCACGACGACAACCGAACGGTGCCCTTCGGCATAGAGGCCGGAGAGCACGTCGAACAGCGGCGGTGTCGACAGGTCGAGGAACGCGCCGCGCACGTCCAGTTCGGGACGCAGGGCGCGAACGGAGTCGAGCAGCTCGCCCACGGCAACCGCGGACCTGGGGTCCCGGCTGCCGTGGGCGACGCCGACGAGGGGGATCGACTGCACTGGTACCTAGCTCTTCCGGAGCCCGCGGGCGTTGAGCGTGACCTTCTCCAGCGGGGCGAACACGATCAGCTCGATGCCCACGCCGACGATGAGGATCAGCAGGATGCCGGTGATCACCATCGGCATGTCGAACAGCGACATCCCGTTGTGCAGGAACTGGCCGAGGCCGTCACCGAGCTCGGGCGACGAGGCGATCAGCTCGGCGGCCATCAGCGACCGCCACGAGAACGCCCAGCCCTGCTTCATGCCCGCCAGGTAGCCGGGCAGCGCGGCGGGCAGCAGGATGTGCCGCGCGTTGGCCAGCGTGCCCGCGCCCATCACCTTGCCCACCCTGGGCAGGATCGGCGGGATCTGGTCGATGCCCGCCACCAGCCCGTTGGCGATCGAGGGCACTGCGCCCAGCAGCACCACCATGTAGATCGTGGTGTCGGTGAGGCCGAACCAGATCACCGCGGCGGGCACCCAGGCCACCGACGGCAGGCTCTGCAGGCCCGACACCAGCGGGCCGATCGCCGCGCGGACCAGCTTGACCCTGGCCAGCAGCAGCCCCAACGGGGTCGCGATGCCCAGCGCGATGATGAACCCGATCACCGCCCGGTGCACCGAGGTCCACAGGAACTCCCACACCTTGCCGGTCTCGACCAGGCCCCAGAACACGTTGGCGACGGTCTGCGGCGAGGGCAGTTGGTGCTCGGGCAGCCACGCGGTCGCCCACACCGCCTGCCACACCAGCACCGCCAGGATGGCGGCACCGATCGGCGGCAGGATGGCCGCGGCGATCCGCCTGCCCCTGGACCGCTGCTGCTCGGTAGGGGTGTCGAGCGCGTCGAGACCGCCTATGGCGCCGTCGACGTCCTCGGCCTCGGTGGAGCTGTTCTGCTCGTCAAGCCGCGGCATGGGAGCTGATCACCTCCCGCAGCTTGGCCGCGATGGTGTCGATCGCGACCAGTTCGTCGGACCCGCTGAGCCCGTCGACGTCCCACTGGTCCACGACCCGGCCGGGCCTCGACGACAGCAGCACCACGCGCTGACCGAGCCGGACCGCCTCGCGCACGTCGTGGGTGACGAACACGACCGCGGTGCCGGTCGCCCGCCACACCCGCAGCAGTTCGCCCTGCAGCAGGTCCCTGGTGATCGCGTCGAGCGCGGAGAACGGCTCGTCCATCAGCATCAGCGCGTGCTTGCCGTCGGCCGATCCCTGGATCGCCGAGGCCAGCGAGCGGGCCAGCGCCACCCGCTGGCGCATGCCGCCGGAGAGCTCGTGCGGGCGCTTGCGGCCCGTGCCCTCCAGCCGCACCAGGCTCAGCAGCTCCTCGACCTTGGCGGCGCGCTCGGCGCGCCCCACCCCGGCCAGCCGCAGCGGCAGCTCGATGTTGCGCTGCACGGTCAGCCAGGGCATCAGCGCGTGCTCCTGGAACATCACCGCGGGGCGCGAGGTGGTGAGGGTGATCTGGCCGGAGGTCGGTTGCTCCAGTCCCGCGATCAGGTTGAGCAGGGTGGTCTTGCCGCACCCGGACGCGCCGACCAGGCACACGAACTCCCCTGGTCGGACCGCCAGGTCGATGCCGTCCAGTGCGGTGACCGACTGGCGGCCGGTGCCGAAGACCTTGTGCAGGTCCTCCAACCGGACGGCCACCTCGGTCTCGACCTTCTTCTCCAGTGCGATCGCCATCTCGCGCCCCTCTCCCGTGTTCCTCGCGCCCCGCGTCCTACTACTTCTTGTCCAGGTTCGCCGCGTCGACGGCGGGCTGACCGGCGGCGGCCAGCACCTCGTTGAGCAGCTTCAGGTCGAGGAAGCCCTTCACGTCGGTTTCCTTCTGGGCGACCTTGGCGGTGACCGCGTCCTTGCTCAGCTGCGGCAGCAGCGCGGCGTACGGGTCGAGGGTGAAGCTGAGGTTGGTGAAGGCGCGGTCGATGGTCGGCCCGCTGAGCTCCTTGCCGGTCAGCGCCTTGAGCTGCGAGTTGACCGCGGTCTTGGCGCCAGCCACGTCCTTCTTGGTCACGTCGACGCTGGCGACCAGGCCCTTGAGCAGCGCCTTGATGGTGTCCGGGTGGTCGTTGAGGTAGGTGGTGGACACGATCAGCACGGTGGTCGGGAACTCGCCGCCGGGCCACAGGTCCTTCTCGTCGAGCAGGACCTTCGCGCCCGCCTCGAGCACCAGCCGCGACGACCACGGCTCGGGCAGCCACGCCGCCTGCACGCTGCCCTTCTTGAACTCCTCAAGCGCCAGCGCGTTCTCGGTGTTCTGCACCTTGACCTTGTCGGTCAGCTGCTTGTCGGCGAGCCACTTCTTCAGCGCGATGTCCTGGGTGTTGCCCAGCTGCGGGGTCACCACGGTCTTGCCGACCAGGTCCTGCTCGGAGTTGATCTCCGGCTTGACCACCAGCTGCGCGCCGCGCGATGCGGTACCGGCCACCAGGCGCACGGCCTTGCCGTCGGACTTGCCGTAGGCGTTGAGCGAGGGGCCCGAGCCGATGAAGGTCGCGTCGAGCGAACCGCCGTAGAGCGCGTTGACGGCCTCGCCACCGGCGTTGAACTTGGTCGGCACCAGCTTGGTGCTGCCCAGCTCCTTGGTGAACAGGCCCTGCTCGAGGCCGATCAGCGCGGGTGCGTGGGTCACGTTGGGGAAGTACCCCAACCGAAGTTCGGCGGCGGGGCCCTTGCCCGCGCCCTGGGTTCCGCTGCTGGGAGCGGAACCGGAGTCGCCCGACTCGGCCGCTCGTGAGCAGCCCGCCAGGACACCGGCGAGGGACAGGGCTACAGCGGCTGCGGCTAAGACGCGGGATCGCTTCACTTCGGTGGGGCCTTTCCAGGGGGAACGGGTGTTACGGGCCAGGGGAGACGAGGTCGCCCGAGGGTGGGGCGTCGGGGCCGGACAGCGCGGGCAGACCCGCACCGACCAATCCCGCCGCCAACGTGGATCCGTCGGCGGCATCGATCACGAGGAAAGCGCCGGTGCGCCGGTTGACCGCGTAGTCGTCCACCGGCAGCGGTTCGGCCGTGCGCACCAGCACCCGACCGATCTCGTTGAGCGCCAACGAGTCCGGGTCGGGCACGGTGGTGAGCTTCTGCTCGTCGAAGCGGGCGTTGAGCTCGCCGACGATCGCCTGCACCGTGCGGGCGCCGTGCTTGACCAGCACCCGGGCGCCCGCCCGCAGCGGCTTGTCCGACAGCCACGCCAGGGTGGCCTCGAACTCGTCCACCGCGACCGGTGCCGAGCCCGCGGCCGCGATCAGGTCGCCGCGGGAGATGTCGATGTCGTTGGCCAGCACCAGCGTCACCGACCGGCCCGCCTCCGCCTCGGCCAGTTCGCCGTCGGCGGTGTCGACCCTGGCGACCGTGGTGCGCAGCCCGGACGGGAGCACGACCACCTCGTCACCGGGGCGGACCGTGCCCGCGGCCACCTGGCCCGCGTAGCCGCGGTAGTCGGTGTGCTCGGCGGTGTTGGTGCGGATGACGTACTGCACCGGGAAGCGCAGCGGCGCGTCGTGCGGGTCCGGCTCGACCGGCACCTGCTCCAGGTGCTCGAGCAGCGTCGGGCCGCTGTACCAGGGGGTGTGCGCGGAGCGGTCCACCACGTTGTCGCCGACCAGCGCCGACACCGGGATGGACAGCACCGAGCCGATCGGGTAGCCCAGCGCGCCGGCGTGGTCGGTGAACTCCTTGGCGATCACCTCGAAGGCGGCCTCGTCGTAGTCGACCAGGTCGATCTTGTTGACCGCGAGCACAAGCCGGGGCACGCCCAGCAGCGCCAGCACCGCGGCGTGGCGGCGGGTCTGCTCCAGCACGCCCTTGCGCGCGTCGACCAGCAGCACCGCCAACTGCGCGGTGGAGGCCCCGGTGACGGTGTTGCGGGTGTACTGCACGTGCCCGGGGGTGTCGGCGAGCACGAACGAGCGCTTGGGCGTGGCGAAGTAGCGGTAGGCCACGTCGATGGTGATGCCCTGCTCGCGCTCGGAGCGCAGCCCGTCGACCAGCAGCGACAGGTCCGGAGTGGACAGTCCCTTGTCCACGCTGGCCCTGTGCACCGCGTCGAGGGTGTCGGCAAGCACCGACTTGGTGTCGTAGAGCAGCCTGCCGACGAGGGTGGACTTGCCGTCGTCGACGCTGCCCGCGGTGGCCAGGCGGAGCAGGTCTTGGGTGGTGGTTCCCATCAGAAGTAGCCCTCCCGCTTGCGGTCCTCCATGGCGGCCTCGGAGAGCCGGTCATCGGCGCGGGTGGCCCCGCGCTCGGTGAGCCTGCTCGCCGACACCTCGGCGATCACCTGCTCCAGGTCGGTCGCCCCGGACAGCACGGCACCGGTGCACGACCCGTCGCCGACCGTTCGGTAGCGCACGGTCAACTCCTCAACGGGTTCGTCGGCACGGGGGCCGAACCACGGACCGGCCGTCAGCCACATCCCGTCGCGCTGGAACACCGCTCGGGTGTGCGCGAAGTAGATGGACGGCAGCTCGATCGCCTCGCGCTTGATGTAGCGCCAGACGTCGAGTTCGGTCCAGTTGGACAGCGGGAACACGCGAACATGTTCGCCGGCGCGGTGCCTGCCGTTATACAGGTTCCACAGTTCGGGACGCTGGCGTCGCGGCTCCCACTGACCGAAGGAATTGCGTAGGCTGAAAATTCTTTCCTTCGCCCGGGCGCGTTCCTCGTCGCGGCGCCCACCACCGAAAACGGCGTCGAACCGGCCGCTGGTGATGGCGTCGAGCAGGGGCACCGTCTGCAAAGGATTTCGCGTTCCGTCCGGTCGCTCTTGGAGTCGACCGTCGTCGATGTAGTCCTGCACGTTGGCGACCACAAGGCGTAAGCCGTATCGGGCGACCGTCCGGTCGCGAAACTCGATGACCTCGTCCAGATTGTGCCCGGTGTCCACGTGCAGTAGCGGGAATGGGACGGGTGCGGGCCAAAACGCCTTGACCGCCAAGTGAAGCAGTACTGTGGAATCCTTGCCGCCGGAGAACAGGATCACCGGTCGGTCGAACTCACCCGCCACCTCCCGGAAGATGTGGATGGCTTCGGATTCCAGGCGCGCCAAGGCGTCCAGCGGTTGCCGCGGTGCGGCGGCGTGCGGTGTCTGTTGTGTACTCATGGTCCCGTCGTCCTCAGCCGTGCAGTCCGCACTCGGTCTTGCCCGTCCCCGCCCAGCGCCCGCTGCGGGCGTCCTGGCCCGGCAGCGGCTTGGCCGTGCACGGCGCGCACCCGATGGACGGGTACCCGGCCTGCACCAACGGGTTCTCCAGCACGCCGTGGTCGGCGATGTAGCGGGTGAACTCGTCGTCGCTCCACGCCGCGATCGGGTTGACCTTCACCAACCCGTTGCGCTCGTCCCACTGCACGATCGGGGTGTTGGCCCGCGTCGGCGCGTCGACCCGGCGCACCCCGGTGACCCACGCCGAGTACTTCGACAGGGTTTGCCGCAACGGCACCACCTTGCGCAGGAAGCAGCACTGCGTCGGGTTCGTCTGGTTCAGCAGGCCGAACTCGGCCTCCTGGTCGGCGACCGACTGCTCGGCCTCGGCGTTGACGATGCGGACCTCCGGGTAGACCACCGCCACCGCGTCGCGGGTGCCGATGGTCTCCGCGAAGTGGTAGCCGGTCTGCAGGAACAGCACGTCGATGTCGCGCTTGGCCTGGTAGGCCAGGTCGACGAGCACCGCGTCCTGCATGTTCGACGCGACGATGAAGTCGTCGCCGAAGGTCGCCGCCGTCCAGGCCAGCGCCTCCGCCGCGGTCGCGTCGGCCAACTCCTGTTCCGCCCGCTGGGCCAGGTCCTGGTGCGTGGTGGTCACTTCGCTGCCTCCCCCGAGAGATTCAGTCCGACGAACTTGACCGTGAAGACCCGCCTGCACCCGGTGCACAGCCACGCCGCGTGCGGTTCCTCCTGCGGCCGCAGGTCCTCGTCACCGCAGTAGGGGCAGTAGAAGGGCGTCGCCCGCTCGCTCATCGCAGGTCGCCCTCGTCGGCGCGCACGACCCACTGCGCGAACCGCTCCTCGGGCTCGCGCTTGGCCACGAAGTTGCGCACCACCCGCTCCACGTAGTCCGGCAGCTCCGCGCCGGTCACCTTGTGCCCGCGCAGCTTGCGGCCGAACCCGGCGTCGAGGCCGAGACCGCCGCCGAGGTGCACCTGGAAGCCCTCCACCTGCGCGCCCGAGTCGTCGGTGACGATCTGGCCCTTGAGGCCGATGTCGGCGGTCTGGATCCGGGCGCAGGAGTTCGGGCACCCGTTGATGTGCACCGCGATCGGCGCGGTCACCCCGTCGGTGATGTCGGCCAGCCGGGTCTCCAGCGCCGCCACCAGCTCGTGGGCCCGGCCCTTGGTCTCGACGATGGCCAGCTTGCAGAACTCGATGCCGGTGCACGCCATGATCCCGCGCCGCCACGGCGACGGGGTGGTCTGCAGCCCCAGCTTGGCGAGGTCGGCCTGCAGCGCGGCCACCTCGGCCTCGGGCACGTCCAGCACGACCAGCTTCTGCAGCGGGGTGAACCGCACCCGGTTCGAGCCAGCCCGCTCGGCGGCCTTGGCGACCTCCACCAGCACCGACCCGGACACCCGGCCCGCGATCGGGGCGGCGCCCACGTAGAACAGGCCGTCCTTCTGCGGGTGCACCCCGATGTGGTCGATCGGCACCGCGGGCACCTCCGGCGCCGGGCCGTCGATGAGCTTGCGGTGCAGGTACTCGTCCTCCACCACCTGGCGGAACTTGGCCGCGCCCCAGTCCTTGACCAGGAACTTGATCCTGGCCCGGTGCCGCAGGCGGCGGTAGCCGTAGTCGCGGAACACGCTGATCACCGCGCCGTAGACGTCGGCGACCTCCTCCAGCGGCACCCAAGCGCCCAACCGCTGCCCGATCATCGGGTTGGTGGACAGACCACCACCGACCCACACGTCGAACCCGGGGCCGTGCTCGGGGTGCACCACACCGACGAAGGCGATGTCGTGGATCTCGTGCGCGACGTCGGGCAGACCCGACACCGCCGACTTGAACTTGCGCGGCAGGTTCGAGTACGCCGGGTCGCCGATGAACCGGCGCTTGATCTCGTCGATCGCCGGGGTGCCGTCGATGACCTCGTCGCGGGAGATGCCCGCGACCGGCGAGCCGAGGATCACCCGGGGGCTGTCGCCACACGCCTCCATCGTGGTCATCCCCGCGCCTTCCAGCTTCTGCCAGATGGTGGGCATGTCCTCGACCCGGATCCAGTGGTACTGGATGTTCTGCCGGTCGGTGATGTCGGCGGTGTCGCGCGCGTAGGTCTGCGACACCTCGCCGAGCACCGCGAGCTGCTCCGTGGTGACCGCGCCACCGTCGGTGCGCACCCGCAGCATGAAGTACGAGTCGTCGAGCTCCTCGGGCTCCAGGGTCGCGGTGCGGCCACCGTCGATCCCGGGCTTGCGCTGGGTGTAGAGGCCGTACCAGCGGAACCTGCCGCGCAGGTCACCGGGGTCGATGCTGTCGAACCCGCCCTTCGCGTAGATGTTCTCGATCCTGGCGCGGACGTTGAGCGGGTTGTCGTCCTTCTTCGACCGCTCGTTGGGATTCAGCGGCTCGCGGTAGCCGAGCGCCCACTGGCCCTCGCCCCTGGGCTGGCGAGCGGCCCGGGGTGTGGTGGGGGAAACCGGGGTGGGGGGTGTGGTGGGGGACACCGG
It includes:
- a CDS encoding ABC transporter substrate-binding protein, with the protein product MKRSRVLAAAAVALSLAGVLAGCSRAAESGDSGSAPSSGTQGAGKGPAAELRLGYFPNVTHAPALIGLEQGLFTKELGSTKLVPTKFNAGGEAVNALYGGSLDATFIGSGPSLNAYGKSDGKAVRLVAGTASRGAQLVVKPEINSEQDLVGKTVVTPQLGNTQDIALKKWLADKQLTDKVKVQNTENALALEEFKKGSVQAAWLPEPWSSRLVLEAGAKVLLDEKDLWPGGEFPTTVLIVSTTYLNDHPDTIKALLKGLVASVDVTKKDVAGAKTAVNSQLKALTGKELSGPTIDRAFTNLSFTLDPYAALLPQLSKDAVTAKVAQKETDVKGFLDLKLLNEVLAAAGQPAVDAANLDKK
- a CDS encoding Insertion element protein, whose product is MSERATPFYCPYCGDEDLRPQEEPHAAWLCTGCRRVFTVKFVGLNLSGEAAK
- a CDS encoding sulfate adenylyltransferase subunit 1, which gives rise to MGTTTQDLLRLATAGSVDDGKSTLVGRLLYDTKSVLADTLDAVHRASVDKGLSTPDLSLLVDGLRSEREQGITIDVAYRYFATPKRSFVLADTPGHVQYTRNTVTGASTAQLAVLLVDARKGVLEQTRRHAAVLALLGVPRLVLAVNKIDLVDYDEAAFEVIAKEFTDHAGALGYPIGSVLSIPVSALVGDNVVDRSAHTPWYSGPTLLEHLEQVPVEPDPHDAPLRFPVQYVIRTNTAEHTDYRGYAGQVAAGTVRPGDEVVVLPSGLRTTVARVDTADGELAEAEAGRSVTLVLANDIDISRGDLIAAAGSAPVAVDEFEATLAWLSDKPLRAGARVLVKHGARTVQAIVGELNARFDEQKLTTVPDPDSLALNEIGRVLVRTAEPLPVDDYAVNRRTGAFLVIDAADGSTLAAGLVGAGLPALSGPDAPPSGDLVSPGP
- a CDS encoding phosphoadenylyl-sulfate reductase — protein: MTTTHQDLAQRAEQELADATAAEALAWTAATFGDDFIVASNMQDAVLVDLAYQAKRDIDVLFLQTGYHFAETIGTRDAVAVVYPEVRIVNAEAEQSVADQEAEFGLLNQTNPTQCCFLRKVVPLRQTLSKYSAWVTGVRRVDAPTRANTPIVQWDERNGLVKVNPIAAWSDDEFTRYIADHGVLENPLVQAGYPSIGCAPCTAKPLPGQDARSGRWAGTGKTECGLHG
- the cysD gene encoding sulfate adenylyltransferase subunit CysD, encoding MSTQQTPHAAAPRQPLDALARLESEAIHIFREVAGEFDRPVILFSGGKDSTVLLHLAVKAFWPAPVPFPLLHVDTGHNLDEVIEFRDRTVARYGLRLVVANVQDYIDDGRLQERPDGTRNPLQTVPLLDAITSGRFDAVFGGGRRDEERARAKERIFSLRNSFGQWEPRRQRPELWNLYNGRHRAGEHVRVFPLSNWTELDVWRYIKREAIELPSIYFAHTRAVFQRDGMWLTAGPWFGPRADEPVEELTVRYRTVGDGSCTGAVLSGATDLEQVIAEVSASRLTERGATRADDRLSEAAMEDRKREGYF
- a CDS encoding nitrite/sulfite reductase, with translation MSPTTPPTPVSPTTPRAARQPRGEGQWALGYREPLNPNERSKKDDNPLNVRARIENIYAKGGFDSIDPGDLRGRFRWYGLYTQRKPGIDGGRTATLEPEELDDSYFMLRVRTDGGAVTTEQLAVLGEVSQTYARDTADITDRQNIQYHWIRVEDMPTIWQKLEGAGMTTMEACGDSPRVILGSPVAGISRDEVIDGTPAIDEIKRRFIGDPAYSNLPRKFKSAVSGLPDVAHEIHDIAFVGVVHPEHGPGFDVWVGGGLSTNPMIGQRLGAWVPLEEVADVYGAVISVFRDYGYRRLRHRARIKFLVKDWGAAKFRQVVEDEYLHRKLIDGPAPEVPAVPIDHIGVHPQKDGLFYVGAAPIAGRVSGSVLVEVAKAAERAGSNRVRFTPLQKLVVLDVPEAEVAALQADLAKLGLQTTPSPWRRGIMACTGIEFCKLAIVETKGRAHELVAALETRLADITDGVTAPIAVHINGCPNSCARIQTADIGLKGQIVTDDSGAQVEGFQVHLGGGLGLDAGFGRKLRGHKVTGAELPDYVERVVRNFVAKREPEERFAQWVVRADEGDLR